ATCCTTAATGAAACCCAAGACACGTAACGTTCCAAATATTTTCCCCCTAGTTTTTCTATCGAACCAAACAGGCAGttcaggaaaaataaaataaaaactgagaatcatatgagagagagagcgagagagaaagagatagagagagtacCAGAGAGCTGTGAGTAGAATCAGTAGATTCCATTTCCTAATAGACTATACATCAAAGAGGAGAAGCCCTTCTGCGTTCTCTGCGTTTACGTGTTCAGATTCGAACCATACATCAATGATTATTAGTTTCGAGTCTTTTGCAAAAAGCGTACACTGACGCAGTAGCGGTGAAAAAGATAGGGACACGGTCACAAAGCCGCCGCAATGGCTAACCACAAAAGATGAACCAATCATTGAATTCGTCTAGCCAAAGTTAATGTCTAAAGTTTTGCTCAAAATTAAgccaaaatcttaaataaattagtttacattgtattagtaattttaaagttaaaataataatataatataataatttttaataataattttttttatttcttaatatttattatattaagtgtaaaaaagaaacataattcttcacaaattcacaatccaATAGATATACACAACAGTTATacatagcatatatataatttttaattcttattgttgattatttaggaATAAAATATAGGTTAATGGATGAAtaatacattttcaaatttagagTAGATTTTAGAATTACTTAGCTCAAAACTTaatctagatattttttatgagtcCAATGCAAGTCATTTTGActaaaattatctatattttgAACGTTACTAACATATAACTAGTCTAATGTCAGTACTCATGCAAGTTTTAGGCATAATAGTAATCATTCTGGCAAcctcaatttattaaaaatgaagatgtgttaaaactaaatttgattagatataattaaatttattttataataaaaataattttatgatttaatgtgttatatatattaaattatgtttaaattatttttattaaacttattttaattaaaatattgctctttaaaatattaaaaaaaaaactacttaaatcttatataattatcttcTATTTATCCAAATTACAGTGGATACATCGAAGACAATGTACTTGGTTTTTTCACTGAAATATGAAGTCAAGGAACAAAATTTACAAGGAATGGACGGACGTGGTTGATAATTCAGAGTGTCAGACTACGTGGCCCCACCCGTGATGTGCATTATTATCGGTTAACTTTCATGTGCTTCTCACGTACCTGACGCAGTGGGCTGACGTGGCGATTGCTATCTACGGCCatccaaatcatttttctttggatgGGGAGCGCActcattgtaatttttaaataaattccaaGCATCTCGATTGTTCGTTTCATTGAGATGCTCTTCGGCTACCAACTGAAAGAGAATGATGTAAAAGTTTCAccataaatttcaatatttggACTAACTATAAATTCGCATATGGATCTATAATCTATTAAAGCAACTTTCCGATATAaagatttttggtttttttttttaaataaataaaacgtctacatttgttttcaaaattttttttaactcatctcatcttattattataattttttttaatttttacataaaataaaataaacaatttaattttttaaaatctcaaaataaaaataatattaaaaaaatatattctaataatattttattcaacttttaactttaatttcaactcatctcatcttatctataaaaacaaacaagataatCTCTAAAAattgttacaaaaataaatttgcaaATGATAGCTTTATATGTGCGTCCCTTTTAATTAAAAGATCGTGAGaattgatatttgtaattataaggTATATAAGTTTTgcatatttgtttttcaaaaaatgagaaatgatagttgcagtcatgAGTGCGCAAGTGCCGTgcaattattttgaataaagtgaataaatatgaaactcacataaaaaaaaaattaattttttaaaacgactacaCAACAGTTGCGAACTccatgactatatataacattactcgtaaaaaaatagataaatctataatccacttaaaaaaattatttttttaatgatggactAAGGCttagtttggtttcacaaatatttcaaatcatttcatctcatattaatatccaaacaccgtttaaacacaaatatttttcaatatcaaattttaaactttttcatataatcattacttaatcattacaatttttccaaaatctcaaacaaaatacaaaaataattcacaaaaaaataattcaattttttcaaatcccaaaacaaaaattatattataaccctatttttaactttataattttttttatttaattttttctctcttctttctcaaaacctcataaaaatcttaactcaaactattttattactattcataaattatttcattattattacatatttatcattctgtCTCATTTGTGTAACTAAATGAAACCTaaatctctaaataaattttacaaaaataaatttacaaattacgaATCAGGAAACTTTATATTTGCAtcccttttaataaaaaaaattaaaaattatatttacaattttaaaatgtgcAGACTTCtaatattcattttgaaaagattggataaatctcaaatttacataaaaaaatatatatatttttaatcataaactttactctttttcaaataaagCATACATGACTTACGCACCAATGTTTTACTCGGATGCGGGATGACTAGTTTTCATAAGGTtgctacccaaaaaaaaaacttctaaatTAATGTTGCGATGGATGTTTTGCGATGGAATAGGATTGTCCCGTCTGAGATTAGTCATGGCATCACGGACACTGGATTACTCTACAAAAGTTGGGTATATTTCTTCAGGCCCAACTATAAACAACGTATATCTTAACAAAAAGACTTATGATTATACAAACAAGACCCTGGGAAGTCGGGTTCTCTTTTTTAGAAAGAGTAATCTATTTATGTTTGGTAATAATTTTCATTCCATCCAATATCATCTAAACGACGCCGTGTCATTCAGGCTAATTCTACATTATTCCATCCAATCTCATTTAATTGTTATCTTAATTATTCTCTTTCATTATTCGAtgctaatattttacatattttaatattaaatattaaaacaaatggtTATGAAATGATAAAAGAATCACATCATTTAACAGTAGTTTATAAGATCcactataaattaatgaaaacaacattagaaccacaagctcttattaccAGTCTAAAAggatatacaatattattacaatctaatacacaaaactctagtatacaaattcctaaacaaatcaattagAATCAAAATACACTTCTAAATAAATGgcaattagaaaatattatccCATTACCTAAGAtggaaaataattctaaaaatgatcttgaatatatagatcAAAAAGCAGATGGAACAGTCCAAATAacttttcaaccttttagaagatctttttcacattattcttctcTAGCACCCTCTAGTTATCAGACACCCAAATTTGCACTTACATCAATCTCTcgaaataaatctcaaaattttgatacCAGATCTTTTGATACTAGATTCCAGAATCTTGACACACATATTCGGGAAATTATTTccagaaatattattgatacattAGTATATACTGTTAGCCATCCTGATAAagcatccacctctcataatcctgaaaaaaaaaaaccttattcCCCAACGTATtcacaagtagttggagatgatgcccaaatatcTACCctgaataaagaataatttaaaattaacaaaaaatatctcaaacaagattatatgaaagaagaaaatagtcacaaaagaataatatttttctcaacctttacaaaattagaaagagattatattcaagaaaaatattatgaggatttagagaaaatacagattaatatacctttctttacatggtttgagATATATAAATCAGATCAATTGTCTACCATAAACAGGACTACTAACCAATggattaaaggagaaaataatcaaactatTTATGAGGAATACCCACATTTTGAAGCTATCAAATTCAATCaaagaaatactcaaattttggcttcatcaataaaaaaaacataatattacaaatactgataaaaatcttgataatataatccaagaaaacaattataccaatttatatttaaaaattatgggtaaacaattagaaagaattgaaacCCAAATATCTCATATAAAACTcactattaaagaagaaaaagacacCACTTTGTTTGTTCCCCACGAGAttccatctcatttaaaaactatttttttcaaaaacaaaaatgatttattagaacaaatctctagtaaattaaaaaaattaactattagtaatGATGCATCTACTTCAAAACAACttcatattaatgtatttaGTAAGATAGACTCACATGTATTATTTGactctgaaattagtaatattgaaaaccaatttaaaaatctagatttacaaataaataagattagaggagaTCATGTCAATAACTTTTCAGTTAGAGATTCTAAACATCATGTTTCCATTACTCGAAATTGGTATCCTAAGCCTACTCCACCGGATATGCAATTCGAGGAAAGAGAACATGTAGTAAGATTTGTTTTCACAccagatgtattatatgaatggaatatagatgaattatctgaatatgaaatattaaatcattttcaagaaatgattatggttgccaacgtctataaaaataatagacaaACTGATCATCAAGTAGTACACATTATTGTCACATGGTTTACTGGCCAATTAAAATGATGGTGGGATCACTATCTTTCATATGAACAAAGGTCACAAATATTAACtgcttataaatataatgaaaacatgCAAGTGATTAAAACCgaaaatgatttacatataGAAGATGCTgtaaacacattaatatatatattaactaaacactttgttggtgatccggttcaattcaaagaaagaactagtgatttattgattaatttaaaatgcccCCAATTATCTGATTTTCgttggtataaagatgtatttctagctaaagttatgatcagaaatTATTGCCAACAGCCATACTGGAAGTAAAAGTTCATAGCCGGGCTTTCATATTACTTCGTCCAAAAGGTACTAGAATCAATATTAAGATCAGATGGTACTATTGAATTTCATAATCTCACATATGgtaatataataagtaaaattaataggTTTAGATTAACTATGTGCAacgatttaagattaaaaaagcaaatggagaaagaaaataaatttgctagaaaataattagatactttTTATGAACAATTTAGTTATACTCCATTATTAGCTCATTCAAGAAtacataaaaaaggaaaaagagtttataagaattattttaataaaaaataaaaatacaaaaaaccctataaaaagataaaagataaacaaacatataataaatcactaaaaagtcctaaaaagactaataaaaagaaaaaacagattgtttgttataaatgcagaaaagttggacattataaatcaaattgtaaagtcaaacaacaaattaatgaattagATATATCTAAAGTATTAAAAGacaaattattagatatttttataatacattaaaGCGAAGAGGAATATAATTCAACAGAAGAAGAataaatctatcaattaaaataatcaagctTTTCAAAACAATCTTCTGATAGTGAATCCGAAGAGATTGAAGTACAGATTTGTAATTgtataaataatgataattgTATCTgtaaccaatgttttgaataccgtaccggacgtcgtaccggtcaaggcactggaacgaaatatttcgatatcggtaccgtttcgggatagcttttcgggatagtcgatatataaataaatgatatatacaaattatattccaaaataatagtatatatataaataaattatatataaatacatatttataaattataaatagtctagtctgaattaggaaCTAAAAANNNNNNNNNNNNNNNNNNNNNNNNNNNNNNNNNNNNNNNNNNNNNNNNNNNNNNNNNNNNNNNNNNNNNNNNNNNNNNNNNNNNNNNNNNNNNNNNNNNNCCGAATTAATTAATATCCATTTCATTACACTTTTGTTTGATATATAAGACTTACGGGACACtttagtgtttggatgttgaagtgagttgagttgagttgagttgagataataaaatattgttagaatattattttttaatattattattattttaagatttgaaaaaattgaattatttattatattttatattagaatttgaaaaaattgtaatgatgagttgagatgagttgagaggagttaagGAACCAAACCCTAATCTTTCTTTTAAAAGCTAAAGCCACACCTAATTCTTGGTCATGAAGGTAAATTTAGAGAGATTTTTATATTGAGTAAATTGAGTCCGATATTTTAAACCACTACTTAAAATATGTCCCAATATTATTAAGTGGGATTGAgatcattaataaattaaattcaatattattcagaGTGATggagaataaatataaaattttatattattcgATGTgtgattgaaaataataaaatttcaatattattcacgtGTGAGATTCCGGTAAAGGATTATGATGTAttagtttacatataattaatttctcaCATCCTCTGTAgaagtaatataattattattcacgGTTGCCATGCTCCACCGTGAAGAATCATCTTCTGCCGCCACGCGCGACTTCTCTAGGTCCAACAACTCCGGTACCTTCAAGATCGATGGCCCAGCCTCCTCCTAGACACGCGCCACTGCAACCTCTTTTTGCAaggtattttttgtttttgcagtgtttataattttgtttctatGTTTGTGTtagcaaataaaagaaataggttATTAAACTTTTGTCTATAGTAGGGGAACCCACTCCTCTTTTGAAGGATGAGGGTGGTTGTTTCCTTCCCCTCCTTAGAAGGATGGAGGTTGGATGCCCTTTCCTCCTAAGAGATGGGGATGGTTATCTCtgttttttattgaaaatgatacCATCAGTTAAGAGTTTCTAGAAGTTAAAACAATGTCCGTCACCAAGACGTGTGTGTGGGGAAGCTTGCAACAGATATGTAGCTTGGCTTGTAATCTGAGTTTTTTGATTAATATTGACTAGTTACAGCTGTAACttctttcattaataaaatgaagtctatttctcataaaaataaaataaaaaatattgactagtcatttttcGAGATCAGCAGTCATTATAAACAGCGGTGAAGTGCATGttcaatatataattcaatagCCTTCATTACTTGTTTCATCGCATGCATGTATTAGAAACTCCGCAAAGAGAAACCGAGCATGGCATGGatgatggatatatatatatatatatatatatatatatatatatattatatggccCGTCAAAAGATTTTGAAACTGCTGATATATTTACCCATTGCTAGTTGGTAATCTAGGGATGGCCAGATTGTCCAGTTTTTTTTCATAACTTTGATCTGGATatcaatcatgcatgcatcttataGAGGTTGGCCTGGGAATGAAATATACTGAATTATGATGATTTAATCCTGCATGCACTCACTCACTCGATCGGTAACAAGTAATTTATTGATAGCTAGCAGAAGATTACAACACGTAAATTATAGGGCTCAGAACTTTCAATTCCACAGTACTATTGAAATTAAGCTAACacttaaaattagattcatATATCTGATCATcattgttttaagttttattacAAGTAAATGTTCAACAGCATGCACCACATGATGCTAACGATTCTTCTTGCACTTTTGGAAACAGGTTTCCACATAATCTCCTCCAACTGCATGATCTGCCACagtaaaaaacatatatgatGGATTTAaggattttaattttctaacaagATCATATGCAAATTAATacgatacatacatatattgaGGGTTTTCTTCAATACTAGTCTCCatgaatattataattaatatatttacctGAGTCAAGCTGCCTGGTGGGCATGGAGTCAGCACAAGCTAGGGTACAAGTATAGATGTCATCTGAGAGAGCCGGGCCACCGTCTTTGCAATGTTTCTTACAAAGTTCTACACAAACCACATAATGCTTTGGGTCATGTCTAAACACCCAACACTTTGCAGGACATGTATATAttccatcacaagcacgaccgGGAGCCGGAGGTTTACTCTTGCCCTCATCTCCAGGTAGGGAAGCGACAGAAGAGATTGGTGCTAATTGTCCTGTCGAAGAAGAGGACTCCTCAAATTGATGAGCTTGTGCTACCAGTACTAGCACAAGCATAGCGAAGTATACCACTACTACAACTCTTCTCATCATGCTGGCTGGCTGTTTGATCTCTTCCTGATCccttttgagtttttctttgaTTCACAACTTGAATGCAGAACCCCAATTAATATATAGACTGCATGGGTACGTTTCCTTTGTGACATTGAATGAACAACAATAAATGAAGATTGAAGCTGTGATCATGGGCTTGATCTGTGGATTTGATTTCATTATTCCACTGAATTAATTGAACTTCTAGAATTAGTAAAAAAATCTAGTTAAAAATTGAACGGaggatatatatttatttatttgccaCTACGAATATCTGTTGAAATTGGCAGAAGAATTAAGGTCCTCCACCAATTCCTACGGTTCCTGATCCAGCTAGCTAGACAAAAGCATTACAGATCAAGATTCTGGAATTAATAATAGAAGAATGATTCTTTCTGTTTCATAGTTGTTCAAatgagttgtaaatatattaatcattttaattctTCATTCTATAAATAGCAGATCAGCACGTTGTACGTATGCCACATTGAATAGATCaatcatatatgtatatttctTCACCCTGATCTGTCACTTTCCGTTATTCATCCTTAATTCCCTTCGTCATttatatcaatatcaatatcaatatccATTCAATTCAGAATCTGACCCGCTGGATCAtggcatgatgcatgcatgaaaaaacattaatttaattgaagGAGATCTATATAGTTAATTCTTTCTCATAAAGCAGGCCAGCCGTTTactaaaaaaaggaaaaggccAGGATCGGAGCATTAATCTCGTAAAGTAAAATGAGCTCTTTAAATTAATGTATTATCAATTGGAAAGTTATTTATCACACTTCTAATTTCTGaactttttatctcaaaaaacttAGACATAAAGTGAGAGAGACAAATACATAAAATGAGTTTCATAGTACGTCGAATGAGTGAATTTATCGGACATAATTAAATGTGAAACTAACTTTACGTGTCTATATATTTCTCACTCTAAACCTTAAGGGATTCCAAAGGATCGAAAttgtttagtttaattttatatatatctatccttTGAAGCATCATGTGGCTTTTGAAGATTTCACACAAATAGTACTGGATTAGATCAATGAATGATCAGGTTTTGTTACGTCTGTGAAGAGATTTCGAAAATGTATAAATTCCTGGGCGTCTTTAATATTCAAAGAGTTTTGCCAACAAGGGGTGATCgacttttcaaaaaacaaaaaaaaaaaaaatctggctGCAGGGGTAAGgcgaataatattatattataggaATTAATGCAAGTGATAATAACAGCCTGGATTTACATGAATAATTTTGAGTTAAAAATGAATATATCTAGacagtatatataatacaagaaaaatgactGTTTGCATGTGATGAGTTATTTGtgacattaatatatatgaccAGCCAAAAGATTTTGAAACTGCTGATAATTTACCCATTTTGGCCAGTTGGTAATCTAGGGATCATGGATTATTGCCAAGATGGCCAGATTGTCCAGTTTTTGTTCATAACTTCTGAATATCAATCATCTTGTAGAGGTTGGGGAATGAAATATACTGAACATTTATCCTGCATGCACTCATGATTCGAATAACAAGTCATTTATTGATAGCCAAATAGCTAGCGCAGAAGACATgaacaagaaaatatataggccagatttttaaaacttttaattccAAGCATCTTCCACATTATATAGTACTTCTATTGGaaacattaaatattaacattttgTATTATATCCATCTCATTGTTTCAAGCTTTATTACAAGTAAATGTTGAACAGCTAGCAGTACATGCTAACGATTCTTCTTGCACTTTTCGAAGCAGGCTTCCACATTTCCTCCAACCGCATGATCTGccacagtaaaaaaaaaaaaaaaacatgatggTTTAAGGATTTTTTTCCACATATCGTCtcaatgaatatatatttattatttacctGAGGCAAGCTGCCTGATGGGCATGGAATCAGCACAAGCAAAAGTACAAGTATAGATGGCATCTGTGAGAGGGAGAGTGCCGTCATTGCAATGTTTCTTACAAAGTTCTAGACAAGCCGCATAATGCTTTGGGACATGTTTAAACACCCAACACTTTGTAGGACACGTTTCAACACAATCAGAACCTGGAGGTGTCTTGCCCTCGTCTCCAGGTAGGGAAGCGACAGAAGCCATTGGTGCTTCTCCTGTCGAGGAAGAAGACTCTTCCTCTTGATGAGCTTGCGCTACCAGTACTAGCAGTACAAGCATAGCTAAGTACACCACTACAACAACTCTTCTCATCATGCTAGCTTGCTGTTtgatctcttcctctctctggAGTTTTCTTTGACTTGAGTGCACAAGTACCCCAATTGAAAATTGAAGTTAGGGGCATCTGTGGAGATTTCattaatccacataattaaTTGAGTGTTTATAACTCTTTTAATGCATCATTATTCATTAAGATTGTGGAAGAAACGTACAAAGTAATTATGGAAACGAAATAACTCGATTACTTGGTTTTAATGTTAGGCTTAATTACTTGCAGTAAAAAAGTCTTGTTAAAAATTGAACGGAgaagatatatttatttatttgccaCTACCAATATCATCCATTAATTCAATTCAGAATCTGAAGCCGGATCTTGGGTATGACGGCCAAACAGCACAGGAATTAAAGTACACAATTAATCTTTCTCATAAATGTGAGTGAGCTCTCTTCCTGTAGTACTCCATTTGAGGTATTAATTAAACCGAAGCTAAAAGAAAGTACTATCAAAGCTGGACAATAGAATTGGATATGGTTTGAAAACCTCAAATCTGCATCATCATGTACACCTATATTGACAAATTAAAGCTTTCACAAACTGGATTATTCATCCCATGCCATACGGCCAGTTTCATCATCACAAACCTTTTGGCATGATGTAGACACTATTCATCCCTGGCCATCTTTCCTCACATAGAGCACCAAGTGTGCCCTCGACTACAATATATAGTTTTCGAGTATGAAAACATTGATCATTTTGAAGTAACAAGGATGTAGACACTATTTTCTAGACGCCATATATTTTATAGAGGATGCATAACAACATCAATCGAGTGTGTGGATAATCGAGGTGATTCAGTTATTGGACAGCCAAATTACATCCTGGACAGCAGACGCGGCAAGCAAGATGCAGCTGAAGAAAGTGAAGGCTATTGAGATGGCGACATGGTCACAGAAGCTATGCAAAGGCTTACAGAAGTTTGGTAAAGCCGTATGTCGGATTCCTGTGCGATTCAAGTTGGTCACCCCTGTTGCAGCTGATGCAGCACTAGCCATGGCATACGCAAACGCCTGCAGCAGCAAACTAATTATCATGCCCTTGGAAACAGTAACGAGCCTA
This window of the Juglans regia cultivar Chandler chromosome 12, Walnut 2.0, whole genome shotgun sequence genome carries:
- the LOC109007837 gene encoding uncharacterized protein LOC109007837, whose translation is MMRRVVVVVYLAMLVLLVLVAQAHQEEESSSSTGEAPMASVASLPGDEGKTPPGSDCVETCPTKCWVFKHVPKHYAACLELCKKHCNDGTLPLTDAIYTCTFACADSMPIRQLASDHAVGGNVEACFEKCKKNR
- the LOC109007838 gene encoding uncharacterized protein LOC109007838 — its product is MMRRVVVVVYFAMLVLVLVAQAHQFEESSSSTGQLAPISSVASLPGDEGKSKPPAPGRACDGIYTCPAKCWVFRHDPKHYVVCVELCKKHCKDGGPALSDDIYTCTLACADSMPTRQLDSDHAVGGDYVETCFQKCKKNR